GGTTGAAGCAAAAAGTTTCTACAAAGATGCCAAAGATGATCAAATTTTAAATGAGTTCAATCACTAGCAAGGAAAATTAATAGAGTTAATTAAGTCATTCTGCAAAAAACAGTAAGGCAAGCTCTGTGATATTTGATTCCCAACACACTACAATTGTAACAaagtttttaaataaaaaattcaattcaGATTTTCATTCAACTTTCTCAGTCAAAGAAGTGCAGCAGTTCAATACAAAGGACTtgagaatagaaaagaaaacaaccAGAATTCACCAGCCATCTGCCTTCTCAGCTTCTGCCCACGTGCAAGCTCCATTCATAACAGAATCTCCCTCTCTGCTTAGCTGTGAACCAAGAATTGCTGCAACTGATTTTCCTTCTCAAACCCTTGGCCATCTTTCTTTGAGTTTCTCCCTCTATTTTCATCTCTGCACTTATCAGAGACCTCCATTAATATGCAGGTAAAACCATTAAAAATGATAAGACTAGCAGTCCCAAACAAAAGCACATAACTGTTGCATTAGGTAGTCAATGTTAGACTAGACCAAGTTAAAATGGGAAACCATCTCCTCATCACCTCGATGACCTTCATCAAATCCAACTATAATTTCATAAACGTATCATAACTAACCTGTTGGATATATATCACGAACACTTGTAATAGAAATATCTACTACCCTGGTTCATGCATAATCCATTCAGACAGTTCCTTAACAGAAGAAGGGTGATAAATATGTAAATTCACAGAGAATGACACACCTATTGCTAGGAGATTCCAAATACTATTACAATTCCTACATATAAACGGACATATCTAGTGAGTTTGCGAGTATTTTGCATTTAGGAAGTTAACAAAAGTTTGAAATTTAATGTCATCATAGTACTTTGAGaaatgattctccaaaattgaaacAATTTACAAAATGCATTGACAACCGAAATAGCAAGTAATGTATTAGGAGTTGCATTCTTCGTAGAGAAAGGATAGACATCAAAAGAGGCACCGTAAGAAATCTTAAGTCGTTCATATGCTTACCCAATAGTTGTTTTGTCCATTTTCCTATGCCAAATACAACCATCTTCACTATACTCCTTGTATATAGGAAATTGGCTTTACCTTGCTTTTTCAGAACAATGTATCAATAGAACAAATTCATTGATGTTAATGAGCATATACAGCCTATTAAAATGATAATGATATTACTACTAATAGAGAGTTTCATTTAAAAAAGCAAATACAACTAACCAGACAAAATTGTAATAGTACACATATTGAAATAGAATCAAGTACCTATAGCATACAGCATTACAAAGACTTCCTGCATCAGTTGATCAGGCATTGATTGATAACATCTCACTTCACATTTACACCTTTAAAACCTTTAGATTGACTTCGTAGTTTTCTCAAAATGGGATCACCATTGCAGGATAAACGTATTACCAATTTAGTGGTCGTGGCATCTGCAGAAAATCCCTTGCCAACCGTTTCTTCAATAAGTTGTGATGCTTTTGGTACATCTCCATGCCTGAGAAACCCTTGAATAATCACATTATAACAGCAATCATTTGGTGAACATCCACCATCTTCCATCCCTCTAAACACCTTGTATGCTTCATCTAGCAATCCCTCTTTGCAAAGTCCTTTAATTATTGTACCATATGTATAAACATCAGGCTGCAAGCCTTTTTCAAAAAGCCTAGAAAAAAATTCCTTGGCATCCTTAAGCTTCCCAGCTCTGcacaaaccatttatcaaaatgtTATAGCACATATGACCAAGCTTCAACAGACTTTGTTCCATCGCTTTAAATAGCATGAGTTCCTCACCAATATTCCCCTGTTTGCACAAGCCATCAagaaaagttgagaaagttaTTATACCTGGCTGATTACCATGAGAAAACATGTTCTTGAAAAGAACGTGTGCAATCCCGGGCTTCCCTGCATTCCACAAGCCTTGTATAAGAGTAGTATAAGTAATAGTGTCAGGAAGAAAACCTTTTTGAGGCATTTCATCAAAAAGTTGCGTTGCTTCATCTATCCTTTTGCTCTTGCAGTATCCACTAATCAAGATGTTGTAGCTAAAAGCATCAACTATTCCATTGTGTACCATCAAATCAAAAATTTGTATAGCTTCATCCAATTGGCTAGGCAGACAATATCCGTCCATCAGTGAATTGTAACTGACAGCATCAGGCTCCACACCTGCTTGAATCATTATCTTGATTATGCTTTGAGCATTTGAAACCAGTCCCTCCTTACAAAGAGAGTCAATCAATATACTGAAGGAGAAAATGTCTGGAGATATGTTAT
Above is a genomic segment from Hevea brasiliensis isolate MT/VB/25A 57/8 chromosome 17, ASM3005281v1, whole genome shotgun sequence containing:
- the LOC131175321 gene encoding pentatricopeptide repeat-containing protein At3g22470, mitochondrial-like, which translates into the protein MVVFGAGKWTEQILEEPDVVTYTAIIDALCKDKLVAEAVNLLSQMRDKGISPNIITYNCIIHGLCNLGKWKQASAFLKEMVGHNISPDIFSFSILIDSLCKEGLVSNAQSIIKIMIQAGVEPDAVSYNSLMDGYCLPSQLDEAIQIFDLMVHNGIVDAFSYNILISGYCKSKRIDEATQLFDEMPQKGFLPDTITYTTLIQGLWNAGKPGIAHVLFKNMFSHGNQPGIITFSTFLDGLCKQGNIGEELMLFKAMEQSLLKLGHMCYNILINGLCRAGKLKDAKEFFSRLFEKGLQPDVYTYGTIIKGLCKEGLLDEAYKVFRGMEDGGCSPNDCCYNVIIQGFLRHGDVPKASQLIEETVGKGFSADATTTKLVIRLSCNGDPILRKLRSQSKGFKGVNVK